Proteins encoded within one genomic window of Leptospira stimsonii:
- a CDS encoding phosphatase domain-containing protein: MSEEADSKAETAKLVDKKRIAICGGTLGRENRYYIRGQVVDAGITEEMRDDSRWDLLTGLFEGQDREITPFLDYGLEPVRKPILVAEIWDESENLVHQSPEIKGDDGGFFFHEFTKPLPPGKYSFRILFKRLDSYRQFTKDIAYLNQKGKSEISGSSLIGKGKLRILPENFSGYVTTSDIDQTYLATDIHSNKGKLSTLFETPQQKLPLPGMPALYREIRLATEDSPLCFISASPHFFRRTLLSTIRSHSIDTESLHLKYLEGTIKGIVEKFWDSVTHPTKFITDGLLGSMERIRKFAGASFQSLFDQMSYKLTILLRDRLYLPTHSKEILIGDNTESDYLIFLLYQYILSGKMAGKELEDYLYRLNFLGRDAVTRDAAKTIAELGAENRKIHGDINSVALVLINKTTHGPDEEEMHWNVQSALPAGIDPFKQKEIHPYILTEGAPGFAVVLQDNGILDTSAVFRVVADMAGEWMEGKVIDPPALMEWIQNLTLPGDYQEEKDLIIQGLKRALDREEIT, translated from the coding sequence GTGAGCGAAGAAGCAGATTCCAAAGCGGAAACGGCAAAGTTAGTCGATAAAAAAAGAATCGCGATCTGCGGGGGAACCTTAGGGCGCGAGAATCGGTATTACATTCGGGGCCAGGTTGTCGACGCCGGGATCACGGAAGAAATGAGGGACGATTCTCGCTGGGATCTTTTGACCGGTTTGTTCGAAGGTCAGGATCGGGAAATCACTCCTTTTTTGGATTACGGATTGGAGCCGGTTCGAAAACCGATTTTAGTTGCTGAGATTTGGGATGAATCGGAGAATCTGGTGCATCAATCTCCCGAGATCAAAGGAGACGACGGAGGGTTTTTCTTTCACGAATTCACAAAACCTCTTCCTCCTGGAAAATATTCATTTCGAATTCTTTTTAAAAGATTGGATTCCTACCGGCAGTTTACGAAGGACATCGCCTATCTCAATCAAAAGGGGAAAAGTGAAATATCCGGAAGTTCACTGATCGGAAAGGGAAAGCTAAGAATTCTTCCGGAAAACTTCAGCGGTTATGTGACAACTTCCGATATCGACCAGACGTATCTAGCGACGGACATCCATTCCAACAAAGGGAAACTTTCCACGTTATTCGAAACACCGCAGCAAAAACTTCCGCTTCCCGGAATGCCGGCACTATATCGGGAAATTCGACTCGCGACCGAGGATTCTCCTCTCTGTTTTATCTCCGCAAGTCCTCATTTTTTTAGAAGAACACTTCTGTCCACGATTCGAAGTCATTCGATCGATACGGAATCCTTGCATCTCAAGTATTTGGAAGGAACGATCAAAGGAATCGTTGAAAAGTTTTGGGATTCCGTTACACATCCTACAAAGTTTATCACCGACGGACTATTGGGTTCAATGGAAAGAATCCGAAAATTCGCGGGAGCCTCGTTTCAGAGTTTGTTCGATCAGATGAGTTATAAACTCACGATTCTTCTTCGAGATCGTTTGTATCTCCCTACTCATTCGAAAGAGATCTTGATCGGAGACAATACGGAAAGCGATTATCTGATCTTTCTTTTGTATCAGTACATACTTTCCGGAAAGATGGCCGGAAAAGAATTGGAAGACTACTTGTATCGTTTGAACTTTTTAGGAAGGGACGCGGTTACAAGAGACGCCGCCAAAACCATCGCCGAACTGGGTGCAGAAAATCGAAAAATTCACGGGGATATAAATTCGGTTGCGCTCGTTCTTATCAACAAAACAACGCACGGACCCGATGAAGAGGAGATGCACTGGAACGTACAAAGCGCCCTTCCTGCGGGAATCGATCCGTTCAAACAAAAGGAAATTCATCCATACATTCTGACCGAAGGCGCACCGGGGTTCGCGGTGGTTCTCCAAGACAATGGAATCTTAGATACGTCCGCTGTATTTCGAGTCGTCGCTGATATGGCGGGAGAATGGATGGAAGGAAAAGTGATCGACCCGCCCGCCTTGATGGAATGGATTCAGAATCTTACACTTCCGGGTGATTATCAGGAGGAAAAGGATCTGATCATCCAAGGACTCAAAAGAGCGCTCGATCGGGAAGAAATCACGTAA
- the cimA gene encoding (R)-citramalate synthase CimA encodes MTKNTLEILDVTLRDGEQTRGVSFSTSEKLNIAKFLLQKLNVDRVEIASARVSKGEFETVQKIIEWAETEKLTDRIELLGFVDGNKTVDWIRDSGAKVLNLLTKGSLHHLEKQLNKTPKEFFTDISFVIDYARKNGLRINVYLEDWSNGFRNSPDYVLSLVEHLSKENIERIFLPDTLGVLSPAETFRGVDTLVQKYPNLHFEFHGHNDYDLSVANSLEAIRAGAKGLHASINGLGERAGNTPLEAVITAIHDKSESKTQVNELAITEASRLVEVFSGKRISANRPIVGEDVFTQTAGVHADGDKKGNLYANPILPERFGRKRSYALGKLAGKASISENVKQLGMVLSDVILQKVLERVIELGDQNKLVTPEDLPFIIADVSGRTGDKVIAIKSCNIHSGIGIRPHAQIEIEYQGKVHKEISEGDGGYDAFMNALTKITNRLGITIPKLIDYEVRIPPGGKTDALVETMITWNKSQDLEEDLTFKTMGVHPDQTIAAVHATEKMLNQILQPWQT; translated from the coding sequence ATGACAAAAAACACGCTGGAGATTTTGGACGTAACGTTGAGAGACGGAGAGCAAACCAGAGGAGTCAGCTTTTCGACTTCAGAAAAACTGAATATTGCAAAATTCTTATTACAAAAATTGAATGTGGACCGAGTCGAAATTGCCTCAGCCAGGGTTTCCAAAGGAGAATTCGAGACGGTTCAGAAGATCATCGAATGGGCGGAAACCGAAAAACTCACCGATCGAATCGAACTCCTCGGATTCGTGGACGGAAACAAAACCGTGGATTGGATCCGAGACAGCGGAGCGAAAGTGTTGAACCTTTTGACAAAGGGTTCTCTCCATCACTTAGAAAAACAGTTAAACAAAACTCCGAAAGAATTTTTCACCGACATATCTTTTGTCATAGATTACGCAAGAAAGAACGGACTCCGTATCAACGTCTATCTCGAGGATTGGTCCAACGGATTTCGAAATAGTCCCGATTACGTTTTATCCCTTGTGGAACATTTGAGCAAGGAAAACATCGAAAGAATCTTTCTTCCCGACACGTTAGGCGTTCTTTCTCCTGCGGAAACCTTCCGAGGGGTGGACACGTTGGTCCAAAAATATCCGAATCTTCATTTCGAATTTCACGGTCACAACGACTATGACCTTTCAGTAGCGAACAGTTTGGAAGCGATCCGCGCCGGCGCCAAAGGTTTACACGCATCGATCAACGGACTCGGTGAAAGAGCGGGAAATACTCCGCTGGAAGCCGTGATCACGGCGATCCACGACAAGTCAGAGTCAAAAACCCAGGTCAACGAACTTGCGATCACGGAGGCAAGTCGTCTCGTCGAAGTTTTTAGCGGGAAAAGAATCTCAGCAAACAGACCGATCGTGGGCGAAGACGTCTTCACGCAGACCGCAGGAGTTCACGCCGACGGTGATAAAAAAGGAAACCTCTATGCAAATCCGATTCTACCGGAACGATTCGGAAGAAAGAGAAGTTACGCGTTAGGCAAACTTGCAGGAAAAGCGAGTATCTCCGAAAACGTAAAACAATTGGGTATGGTGTTAAGCGACGTGATTCTTCAGAAAGTATTGGAACGGGTGATCGAACTCGGGGACCAGAACAAACTCGTAACTCCCGAAGACCTTCCGTTTATCATTGCGGACGTTTCAGGAAGAACCGGTGATAAAGTGATCGCTATCAAATCTTGTAATATACATTCCGGGATCGGAATCCGACCGCACGCGCAGATCGAAATCGAATACCAAGGAAAGGTTCACAAGGAAATTTCCGAAGGCGACGGCGGCTACGACGCGTTCATGAACGCGCTCACGAAAATCACAAACCGACTCGGGATCACCATTCCAAAACTCATCGACTACGAAGTAAGAATTCCTCCCGGCGGTAAAACAGATGCGTTAGTCGAAACGATGATCACATGGAATAAATCCCAGGATTTGGAAGAAGACTTAACTTTCAAAACGATGGGAGTTCATCCCGATCAAACGATAGCCGCCGTGCACGCTACGGAAAAAATGCTCAATCAGATTCTGCAACCATGGCAAACCTGA
- the hslV gene encoding ATP-dependent protease subunit HslV, protein MPENKIRSTTILCVRKNGKVAIGGDGQVSMGNTVMKQSAKKVRRLYDGKILSGFAGSAADAFTLFELFEKKVQEFGGSLSRSAVELAREWRMDRMLRRLEALLIVADKDESFLISGTGDVISPDEGVIAIGSGGNYALAAARALYDHTELSAREIVESSMKIAADICIYTNDHITIEEIL, encoded by the coding sequence ATGCCAGAAAATAAAATTCGTTCCACTACCATTCTTTGTGTCCGTAAAAACGGAAAAGTCGCCATCGGAGGCGACGGTCAGGTTTCTATGGGAAACACCGTCATGAAACAATCCGCAAAAAAAGTGAGGAGACTCTACGACGGAAAAATTCTTTCCGGTTTTGCCGGATCCGCCGCGGATGCGTTCACTCTTTTTGAACTTTTTGAAAAGAAGGTGCAGGAATTCGGAGGAAGTCTTTCCAGGAGCGCCGTGGAACTCGCGAGAGAATGGAGAATGGATCGTATGCTTCGGAGACTCGAGGCGCTTTTGATCGTCGCAGACAAAGACGAATCGTTTTTGATTTCCGGAACGGGAGACGTGATTTCTCCGGACGAAGGTGTGATCGCGATCGGCTCGGGAGGAAATTACGCGTTAGCCGCCGCTCGTGCGCTCTACGATCATACCGAACTTTCGGCGAGGGAAATCGTAGAATCTTCCATGAAAATCGCCGCGGACATTTGTATCTATACCAACGATCATATTACCATCGAAGAAATTCTCTAA
- the pth gene encoding aminoacyl-tRNA hydrolase, with protein sequence MANLKLLLVGIGNPGQKYTHHRHNIGFVVLDSFLNSSSGSYQENSKYSLARTDEDGITIFYLKPLEFMNLSGKAVAEIAKKNGIPPENILVIHDEIDFEFGKLKLKGGGGHAGHNGLRDIVEKLGSNAFFRLRFGVGKPSESSEVPNYVLSNFKPEEREKIPELVKASLQKISDWIRERKNGFQKLSDTK encoded by the coding sequence ATGGCAAACCTGAAACTTTTACTCGTCGGGATCGGGAATCCCGGTCAAAAATACACCCACCACAGGCATAACATTGGTTTTGTGGTCCTGGATTCTTTTTTGAATTCTTCCTCCGGAAGTTATCAGGAGAATTCCAAGTATTCCCTCGCGCGGACCGACGAGGACGGAATTACGATCTTTTATCTGAAACCCCTGGAATTTATGAATCTTTCCGGAAAAGCAGTCGCGGAGATCGCAAAGAAGAATGGAATTCCTCCGGAAAATATTCTCGTGATTCACGACGAAATCGACTTCGAATTCGGAAAACTCAAACTCAAAGGCGGCGGCGGTCATGCGGGTCACAACGGACTTCGAGATATCGTAGAAAAACTGGGTTCCAACGCATTCTTTCGTCTCCGTTTCGGTGTGGGAAAACCCTCGGAAAGTTCGGAGGTTCCCAACTACGTACTTTCCAATTTCAAACCCGAAGAAAGGGAAAAAATTCCCGAGCTCGTAAAGGCTTCTTTGCAAAAAATCTCCGATTGGATCCGAGAAAGGAAAAACGGATTTCAGAAACTCTCCGATACTAAGTAG
- a CDS encoding PQQ-dependent sugar dehydrogenase, with translation MLCAMHCIPTSFQKILIYFFFAFVLIFSNGCEWLQKTLVEVLGASDSYKAQGDPNLLQPNFSGKDEQKEKILISLTEVSSGFSQPTDLQFPPGESEAFLVTEQKGKLRWGKVRKNETGTLLTLNVLSEAEQGLLGLTFHPDFAKNGKLYLNYVLKVNGKDTSRVSEWIVSSPKDLPNSKITSERIIMEVVQPYPNHNAGQLAFGPDGFLYVGWGDGGWKDDPKENGQNPKTLLGSMLRIDVNATENGKGYKIPADNPFVNDSCCAPETFAYGFRNPWRYSFDPQGRLILADVGQDLWEEVDLIEKGKNYGWNTKEATHCFDPKQNCDEKGLTDPIYEYGREEGQSITGGYVYSNRAISQLKGKYVFADFVSGRIWALDLPETSGQPAKKVYTLGKWPVLISSFGKDASGKVYLTDFGSGKIYRLDPK, from the coding sequence ATGCTTTGCGCCATGCATTGTATCCCAACCTCTTTTCAAAAAATTCTAATCTATTTCTTTTTTGCGTTCGTTTTGATTTTCTCAAACGGATGCGAATGGCTCCAGAAAACTCTTGTGGAAGTATTAGGCGCGTCCGATTCTTACAAGGCACAAGGCGATCCCAATCTGCTTCAGCCAAACTTCTCCGGTAAAGATGAACAAAAGGAAAAAATTCTCATTTCTCTAACGGAAGTTTCCTCCGGTTTTTCCCAGCCGACCGATCTTCAATTTCCTCCGGGAGAATCGGAAGCGTTCCTTGTGACAGAACAAAAAGGAAAACTACGATGGGGAAAAGTTAGGAAGAATGAAACGGGAACATTATTGACTTTGAATGTGTTATCCGAAGCGGAACAAGGTCTTCTCGGTTTGACGTTTCATCCGGATTTTGCGAAGAATGGAAAACTCTATCTCAATTATGTTTTAAAAGTCAACGGAAAGGATACGAGCCGCGTCTCGGAGTGGATCGTGTCTTCTCCGAAAGATTTACCGAATTCTAAAATTACTTCTGAAAGAATCATTATGGAAGTCGTTCAACCATATCCAAATCACAACGCGGGACAGCTCGCATTCGGTCCGGATGGATTCTTATACGTGGGTTGGGGAGATGGGGGATGGAAGGACGATCCGAAAGAAAACGGACAAAATCCGAAGACCTTACTGGGAAGTATGCTTCGCATCGACGTAAACGCAACGGAAAATGGAAAAGGTTATAAGATTCCAGCAGACAATCCTTTTGTAAACGATTCCTGTTGTGCGCCGGAAACATTCGCTTACGGTTTTCGAAATCCGTGGAGATACAGCTTTGATCCGCAAGGAAGATTGATTCTCGCCGACGTAGGCCAAGATCTTTGGGAAGAAGTGGATCTCATCGAAAAGGGAAAGAACTACGGTTGGAATACGAAAGAGGCGACTCACTGCTTCGATCCAAAACAAAACTGCGATGAAAAAGGACTTACCGATCCGATCTACGAATACGGAAGAGAAGAAGGACAATCGATTACGGGCGGTTACGTTTATTCGAACAGGGCGATATCTCAGTTAAAGGGGAAATACGTTTTTGCGGATTTTGTTTCCGGACGCATCTGGGCCTTGGATCTTCCTGAAACTTCCGGACAACCCGCAAAAAAAGTTTATACATTGGGGAAATGGCCGGTCTTGATTTCTTCGTTTGGAAAAGACGCTTCCGGAAAAGTTTATCTCACCGATTTTGGAAGTGGAAAAATCTATCGACTCGATCCCAAATAA
- a CDS encoding Smr/MutS family protein, protein MKKNSVKSGYSGAKTIYIRKLRFEEAQEKLEREIQEAFLAGETFVEIIHGIGEGILKKLTVDTIRAHDFLKEVDYSLYGISNPGSTLVEVLGPDKDTLKRYLK, encoded by the coding sequence ATGAAAAAAAATTCCGTAAAATCCGGCTATTCCGGAGCAAAAACGATCTATATCCGAAAGTTGCGGTTTGAAGAAGCCCAGGAAAAACTCGAACGGGAGATTCAAGAGGCTTTCTTAGCCGGAGAAACGTTTGTGGAAATCATTCATGGAATCGGAGAAGGGATTCTCAAAAAATTAACTGTCGATACGATTCGAGCCCATGATTTTTTGAAAGAAGTGGACTATTCTCTGTATGGAATTTCCAATCCGGGTTCCACTTTGGTCGAAGTATTAGGACCCGATAAGGACACTCTCAAAAGGTATCTCAAATGA
- the xerC gene encoding tyrosine recombinase XerC, giving the protein MGDYPFRLPQFSSASQNLAAEKFITYLRIEKNYSQNTLNAYSIDLKFFFDFCEKEQLDILQIEPVDIRSYFAYLAKNHGLDRRSQSRKLSSLRTFYKVLLRDDLVVSNPAVQISFPRVRRDIPKNFRIGETEEILSFEAERTSEILDIRDRAMIEVLYSSGLRVFELVNAKLSALSKDLTILKVLGKGQKERFVYFGKEAVSSLEKYLEYRTHFFPETEEIFLNQKGKKLTTRGVRYILNERRKKMGWEKTITPHKFRHTFATDLLDAGADIRAVQELLGHSSLSTTQIYLSVSKEKIKEVYRKAHPHARK; this is encoded by the coding sequence TTGGGCGATTATCCATTTCGACTTCCTCAGTTTTCATCCGCCTCTCAAAATTTAGCGGCGGAAAAATTCATCACCTATCTTAGAATCGAAAAAAATTATTCTCAAAACACGCTCAACGCATACAGCATCGATCTGAAATTCTTTTTTGATTTTTGTGAAAAGGAACAGTTGGACATCCTACAGATCGAACCCGTAGACATTCGTTCTTATTTTGCGTATCTCGCAAAGAATCACGGTTTGGATCGAAGGTCCCAGAGTAGAAAATTATCTTCTCTCAGGACCTTCTACAAAGTGTTGCTCCGAGACGATCTCGTCGTTTCGAATCCTGCGGTTCAAATCAGTTTTCCGAGAGTCAGAAGGGACATCCCGAAAAACTTCCGAATCGGAGAAACCGAAGAAATCCTGAGTTTCGAAGCAGAACGGACTTCGGAAATTTTGGACATTCGCGATCGTGCTATGATCGAGGTGTTGTATTCTTCCGGACTTCGTGTATTCGAGTTGGTAAATGCGAAACTTTCCGCTCTTTCCAAAGATCTAACGATTCTCAAAGTTCTTGGAAAGGGACAAAAAGAAAGATTTGTATACTTTGGAAAAGAAGCCGTATCTTCTCTCGAAAAGTATTTGGAATATAGAACTCATTTTTTTCCCGAGACAGAGGAAATTTTTCTCAATCAAAAAGGAAAGAAACTGACGACCCGAGGCGTACGTTATATTTTGAATGAAAGAAGAAAAAAAATGGGGTGGGAAAAAACCATCACTCCGCATAAATTCAGACACACGTTCGCTACCGATCTTTTGGACGCGGGAGCGGACATCAGAGCCGTGCAGGAATTACTCGGACATTCTTCTCTTTCTACGACTCAGATTTATCTGAGTGTGAGTAAGGAAAAAATCAAAGAGGTTTATAGAAAAGCTCATCCCCATGCCAGAAAATAA
- the hslU gene encoding ATP-dependent protease ATPase subunit HslU — MTDSQKDQELIFSAEEELTPRQIVTKLDEHIIGQKNAKKAVAVALRNRTRRKKLHPEMQEEIYPKNIIMIGPTGVGKTEIARRLSKLCGAPFLKVEATKYTEVGYVGRDVESMIRDLAVISMNLVKQEFRTKVEETAKQKAEEALLDILLPFPGEPKPTSTQISGFSNTPIADEEERKTHFLETREFMRKKLKTGKLDEQEVELDLPNPSVAQIPMLQVFGAGNLDDLDNQLQNVLGDMLPKKNKKRKLKIPEALKALEEFEAEKLLDPDKVQREAIRRVEEMGIIFLDEIDKIAGREGKTGADVSREGVQRDLLPIVEGATVNTKIGPVKTDHILFIAAGAFHMTKPSDLIPELQGRFPIRVELEKLSREDFEKILTAPRSSLTRQYEALLATDSIRVEFTTEGIQEIARIAYDMNEKHENIGARRLNTILERLLEELSFEGPDLPEEKRNVKIDGKYVLDRLQGVIQDKDLSQYIL; from the coding sequence ATGACAGATTCTCAAAAAGACCAGGAACTCATCTTTTCAGCCGAAGAGGAACTCACACCTCGACAGATCGTGACCAAGTTGGACGAGCATATCATCGGTCAAAAAAACGCCAAAAAAGCGGTCGCCGTCGCGCTCCGAAACCGAACTCGTCGCAAAAAACTCCATCCGGAAATGCAGGAAGAAATCTATCCTAAGAACATCATCATGATCGGTCCGACCGGCGTTGGAAAAACGGAAATCGCAAGAAGACTTTCCAAACTCTGCGGCGCACCCTTCCTCAAAGTGGAAGCGACAAAATACACCGAGGTCGGTTACGTCGGAAGAGACGTGGAATCCATGATCCGGGATCTGGCCGTCATTTCGATGAATCTCGTAAAACAGGAATTCAGAACCAAGGTGGAAGAAACCGCGAAACAAAAAGCGGAAGAGGCCTTACTCGATATCTTACTTCCGTTCCCGGGAGAACCCAAACCGACCTCCACGCAAATATCAGGTTTTTCGAATACACCGATTGCCGATGAAGAGGAAAGAAAAACGCATTTTCTCGAAACCAGAGAGTTTATGAGAAAAAAACTAAAAACCGGAAAGCTGGACGAGCAAGAAGTAGAACTCGATCTCCCGAATCCGAGTGTAGCTCAGATTCCGATGTTACAGGTTTTCGGCGCGGGGAATTTGGACGACTTGGACAATCAATTGCAGAACGTTTTGGGAGATATGCTTCCGAAAAAAAATAAAAAACGAAAACTCAAAATCCCGGAAGCTCTCAAAGCCTTAGAAGAATTCGAAGCGGAGAAGTTACTGGATCCGGATAAGGTGCAAAGAGAAGCCATTCGAAGAGTGGAAGAGATGGGAATCATCTTTTTGGACGAGATCGACAAGATCGCCGGAAGGGAAGGAAAAACCGGAGCCGACGTATCCAGAGAAGGTGTTCAAAGAGACCTTCTTCCGATCGTGGAAGGCGCCACCGTGAATACAAAAATCGGACCGGTAAAGACGGATCATATCCTTTTTATCGCGGCAGGCGCGTTTCATATGACCAAACCTTCGGATTTGATTCCGGAGTTGCAGGGAAGATTTCCGATCCGTGTTGAACTCGAAAAATTATCCAGAGAGGACTTTGAAAAAATTCTCACCGCACCTCGGTCTTCGCTAACGAGACAATACGAAGCTCTTCTGGCAACCGATTCCATTCGAGTCGAGTTTACTACGGAAGGGATTCAAGAGATCGCAAGAATCGCCTATGATATGAACGAGAAACACGAAAACATCGGAGCTCGAAGATTGAATACGATCTTAGAACGTCTATTGGAAGAATTGAGTTTCGAAGGCCCGGACCTTCCCGAAGAGAAACGAAACGTAAAAATCGACGGGAAATACGTTTTGGATCGATTGCAAGGCGTGATTCAAGACAAGGATCTGAGTCAGTATATCCTATAG
- a CDS encoding DedA family protein produces MTFQETLIQILHRFSETDPVFVWLFFVFSNFAENIFPPWPGDTITVFGGFLVARNLESFGWIALVSSTFFGNLLGAWVMYRFGNVFLHWVKKKDFPFKDSLYDEESIEKTMAWFHRNSIAVVLFSRFSAGIRFFVSIVAGMVKMNPLVFFGCFAIAVFLWCGILIFSGFYLGAHWEAVLGFLEIYNRIIVGLLILFAIGFFWYRRRRKIADQNS; encoded by the coding sequence ATGACTTTTCAGGAAACACTGATTCAAATTCTTCACCGTTTTTCGGAAACCGATCCCGTATTCGTCTGGCTCTTTTTCGTATTCTCGAACTTTGCTGAAAATATTTTTCCGCCTTGGCCGGGTGATACGATCACCGTCTTTGGCGGCTTTTTGGTCGCAAGAAACTTAGAATCCTTCGGTTGGATCGCTCTTGTTTCGAGTACCTTTTTCGGAAACCTTTTGGGCGCCTGGGTCATGTATCGATTTGGGAACGTCTTTTTGCACTGGGTGAAAAAGAAAGATTTCCCGTTTAAGGATTCTCTCTATGATGAAGAATCCATCGAAAAAACGATGGCGTGGTTTCATAGAAACTCGATCGCGGTCGTTTTGTTTAGCCGATTTTCGGCGGGAATTCGATTTTTCGTTTCCATCGTGGCCGGAATGGTGAAGATGAATCCTCTCGTTTTTTTCGGGTGTTTTGCGATCGCGGTTTTTCTTTGGTGCGGAATTCTTATTTTTTCAGGTTTCTATCTCGGCGCCCATTGGGAAGCCGTCCTTGGTTTTTTAGAAATCTATAATAGAATCATCGTTGGATTGCTGATTCTTTTCGCGATCGGTTTTTTCTGGTATCGAAGACGGAGAAAAATCGCGGATCAAAATTCTTAA